A region of Diospyros lotus cultivar Yz01 chromosome 3, ASM1463336v1, whole genome shotgun sequence DNA encodes the following proteins:
- the LOC127797291 gene encoding receptor-like protein EIX2 isoform X3 codes for MRTLAVFVLVWSVCATASSGAVSCNEKEKQALLDFKQALSSDPPGALSSWSPHVHDSDCCNWRGVHCDNMTGRIVELHLSDLNLTGNLTPPLLDLKFLSYLNLSYNNNFGGSPIPSFLGSMTSLVHLDLFEAGFKGLIPHHLRNLSNIRYLDLGYNDGLYADNLNWIAHLRALEYLDMSNVNLSREVNWLREPQFILPVFQQPP; via the coding sequence ATGCGGACACTGGCAGTGTTTGTGTTGGTCTGGTCTGTGTGTGCAACAGCCAGCAGTGGAGCTGTGAGTTGCAATGAGAAGGAAAAGCAAGCCCTTTTGGATTTCAAGCAAGCTCTCTCCTCTGATCCTCCAGGCGCTCTATCTTCTTGGTCTCCCCATGTTCACGACTCCGATTGTTGCAATTGGAGAGGTGTTCACTGCGACAACATGACCGGTCGAATCGTTGAATTGCATCTTTCCGATCTAAATTTAACAGGCAATCTTACACCTCCGCTGTTAgatctgaaatttctgagttaTTTGAACCTGAGTTACAACAATAATTTTGGAGGCTCTCCCATTCCAAGTTTCTTAGGTTCTATGACAAGTCTCGTGCATCTGGATCTCTTTGAAGCTGGATTTAAGGGTTTGATTCCTCATCACCTTCGAAATCTGTCCAACATCCGTTACCTTGATCTAGGATATAACGATGGGCTATATGCAGACAATCTCAATTGGATTGCTCATCTTCGTGCTTTGGAATATCTTGACATGAGTAATGTCAACCTTAGCAGGGAAGTTAATTGGCTTCGAGAG
- the LOC127797291 gene encoding receptor-like protein EIX2 isoform X1, protein MRTLAVFVLVWSVCATASSGAVSCNEKEKQALLDFKQALSSDPPGALSSWSPHVHDSDCCNWRGVHCDNMTGRIVELHLSDLNLTGNLTPPLLDLKFLSYLNLSYNNNFGGSPIPSFLGSMTSLVHLDLFEAGFKGLIPHHLRNLSNIRYLDLGYNDGLYADNLNWIAHLRALEYLDMSNVNLSREVNWLREDLFPLSFAKRKINKIH, encoded by the coding sequence ATGCGGACACTGGCAGTGTTTGTGTTGGTCTGGTCTGTGTGTGCAACAGCCAGCAGTGGAGCTGTGAGTTGCAATGAGAAGGAAAAGCAAGCCCTTTTGGATTTCAAGCAAGCTCTCTCCTCTGATCCTCCAGGCGCTCTATCTTCTTGGTCTCCCCATGTTCACGACTCCGATTGTTGCAATTGGAGAGGTGTTCACTGCGACAACATGACCGGTCGAATCGTTGAATTGCATCTTTCCGATCTAAATTTAACAGGCAATCTTACACCTCCGCTGTTAgatctgaaatttctgagttaTTTGAACCTGAGTTACAACAATAATTTTGGAGGCTCTCCCATTCCAAGTTTCTTAGGTTCTATGACAAGTCTCGTGCATCTGGATCTCTTTGAAGCTGGATTTAAGGGTTTGATTCCTCATCACCTTCGAAATCTGTCCAACATCCGTTACCTTGATCTAGGATATAACGATGGGCTATATGCAGACAATCTCAATTGGATTGCTCATCTTCGTGCTTTGGAATATCTTGACATGAGTAATGTCAACCTTAGCAGGGAAGTTAATTGGCTTCGAGAG
- the LOC127797291 gene encoding receptor-like protein EIX2 isoform X7 yields MRTLAVFVLVWSVCATASSGAVSCNEKEKQALLDFKQALSSDPPGALSSWSPHVHDSDCCNWRGVHCDNMTGRIVELHLSDLNLTGNLTPPLLDLKFLSYLNLSYNNNFGGSPIPSFLGSMTSLVHLDLFEAGFKDNLNWIAHLRALEYLDMSNVNLSREVNWLREDLFPLSFAKRKINKIH; encoded by the exons ATGCGGACACTGGCAGTGTTTGTGTTGGTCTGGTCTGTGTGTGCAACAGCCAGCAGTGGAGCTGTGAGTTGCAATGAGAAGGAAAAGCAAGCCCTTTTGGATTTCAAGCAAGCTCTCTCCTCTGATCCTCCAGGCGCTCTATCTTCTTGGTCTCCCCATGTTCACGACTCCGATTGTTGCAATTGGAGAGGTGTTCACTGCGACAACATGACCGGTCGAATCGTTGAATTGCATCTTTCCGATCTAAATTTAACAGGCAATCTTACACCTCCGCTGTTAgatctgaaatttctgagttaTTTGAACCTGAGTTACAACAATAATTTTGGAGGCTCTCCCATTCCAAGTTTCTTAGGTTCTATGACAAGTCTCGTGCATCTGGATCTCTTTGAAGCTGGATTTAAGG ACAATCTCAATTGGATTGCTCATCTTCGTGCTTTGGAATATCTTGACATGAGTAATGTCAACCTTAGCAGGGAAGTTAATTGGCTTCGAGAG
- the LOC127797291 gene encoding receptor-like protein EIX2 isoform X5: protein MRTLAVFVLVWSVCATASSGAVSCNEKEKQALLDFKQALSSDPPGALSSWSPHVHDSDCCNWRGVHCDNMTGRIVELHLSDLNLTGNLTPPLLDLKFLSYLNLSYNNNFGGSPIPSFLGSMTSLVHLDLFEAGFKGLIPHHLRNLSNIRYLDLGYNDGLYADNLNWIAHLRALEYLDMSNVNLSREVNWLREDYTS, encoded by the coding sequence ATGCGGACACTGGCAGTGTTTGTGTTGGTCTGGTCTGTGTGTGCAACAGCCAGCAGTGGAGCTGTGAGTTGCAATGAGAAGGAAAAGCAAGCCCTTTTGGATTTCAAGCAAGCTCTCTCCTCTGATCCTCCAGGCGCTCTATCTTCTTGGTCTCCCCATGTTCACGACTCCGATTGTTGCAATTGGAGAGGTGTTCACTGCGACAACATGACCGGTCGAATCGTTGAATTGCATCTTTCCGATCTAAATTTAACAGGCAATCTTACACCTCCGCTGTTAgatctgaaatttctgagttaTTTGAACCTGAGTTACAACAATAATTTTGGAGGCTCTCCCATTCCAAGTTTCTTAGGTTCTATGACAAGTCTCGTGCATCTGGATCTCTTTGAAGCTGGATTTAAGGGTTTGATTCCTCATCACCTTCGAAATCTGTCCAACATCCGTTACCTTGATCTAGGATATAACGATGGGCTATATGCAGACAATCTCAATTGGATTGCTCATCTTCGTGCTTTGGAATATCTTGACATGAGTAATGTCAACCTTAGCAGGGAAGTTAATTGGCTTCGAGAG
- the LOC127797291 gene encoding receptor-like protein EIX2 isoform X9: MRTLAVFVLVWSVCATASSGAVSCNEKEKQALLDFKQALSSDPPGALSSWSPHVHDSDCCNWRGVHCDNMTGRIVELHLSDLNLTGNLTPPLLDLKFLSYLNLSYNNNFGGSPIPSFLGSMTSLVHLDLFEAGFKDNLNWIAHLRALEYLDMSNVNLSREVNWLREPQFILPVFQQPP; this comes from the exons ATGCGGACACTGGCAGTGTTTGTGTTGGTCTGGTCTGTGTGTGCAACAGCCAGCAGTGGAGCTGTGAGTTGCAATGAGAAGGAAAAGCAAGCCCTTTTGGATTTCAAGCAAGCTCTCTCCTCTGATCCTCCAGGCGCTCTATCTTCTTGGTCTCCCCATGTTCACGACTCCGATTGTTGCAATTGGAGAGGTGTTCACTGCGACAACATGACCGGTCGAATCGTTGAATTGCATCTTTCCGATCTAAATTTAACAGGCAATCTTACACCTCCGCTGTTAgatctgaaatttctgagttaTTTGAACCTGAGTTACAACAATAATTTTGGAGGCTCTCCCATTCCAAGTTTCTTAGGTTCTATGACAAGTCTCGTGCATCTGGATCTCTTTGAAGCTGGATTTAAGG ACAATCTCAATTGGATTGCTCATCTTCGTGCTTTGGAATATCTTGACATGAGTAATGTCAACCTTAGCAGGGAAGTTAATTGGCTTCGAGAG